In Oncorhynchus mykiss isolate Arlee chromosome 1, USDA_OmykA_1.1, whole genome shotgun sequence, the following proteins share a genomic window:
- the LOC110532813 gene encoding semaphorin-4G produces the protein MAVCVCFALSSLLLLLSCGVAGGYPFRAPIDLDVTPRITMTTSGLLGCRRFQSSVVNYSTLLLEEDMGLLYVGARGAVFALNATDISDNTARTIEWEASEEQKQQCLSKGKDDKTECYNHIRFLQRFNSTHLYMCGTHAFKPLCAYIDEESFKVSSEFEEGREKCPYGPATGYTGLIVDQQMYTASQYEFQCSPDIRRNDPYPMVRTEEAPTRWFHEADFVGSALVRESEGSTTGDDDKIYYFFTEKSQEQTPYYSHIRVARVGRVCKGDRGGLLTLQKRWTSFLKATLVCSLPEYNLHFNVLRSIYTLPGHTPHDTLFYGVFSPEWKNVKISAVCRFSLSEVQRVFDGPYMENQDSGAEGSEYTGKVPDPRPGSCITDQLRSRGINSSTSLPDDMLNFVRRHPLMSQQVMSTEQRPLLFRRTTDYTQLVAHRVEGLDGQNYHLLFMGTDDGWLHRAVEVRGHLHIIEELQLFDQPQRVDSLVISHTQMSVYVGSPSGVVQLPLSTCNRYNSCYDCIFSRDPYCGWDGQDCLDITAQTDRSNLTQDVLYGNRGCDNELVQHRSRSIMVGDDVLLQCEISSNLATPVWTLDGSELQGYGLESGFRVGTDGLLVIESQPEQSGEYTCHALENGVRVAVVKYSVTVRLDMPHTPPPPVDQSQDHPYYPPPPPLTPLFHPSPPSSERPLPPSAPAPLPPTSELPPSAPAPPPPTSELLSPRSMEAMYLSLITILGGLCLVLTVVLLYLGFCLRGSHRGKYSLRAAAAAAASANHTDRKRKHRKQQQKRHSSSAHLDLKTISSHCNGKGICNGNGVSQQPGNGDTHKGGFLQIVPREGQPSPNKDPPPPAPPLPPPTQTPHTPLNQSECDLQDFPSPNGLSATLPSVLRRMHGNSYMLLRQSEAESSSPLCRSFTEELNTILEKRKHTQLLPKPNESSL, from the exons GTCTGTTGGGCTGCAGGCGTTTCCAGTCCTCAGTAGTGAACTACAGTACTCTGCTACTAGAGGAGGACATGGGTCTTCTCTACGTGGGGGCCCGAGGGGCCGTGTTCGCTCTCAACGCCACAGACATCTCAGACAACACAGCTCGcact ATTGAATGGGAAGCCTCTGAGGAGCAGAAGCAGCAGTGTCTGAGCAAAGGGAAAGACGATAAg ACAGAGTGTTATAACCAcatcaggtttctccagagatttAATTCCACTCATCTCTACATGTGTGGGACTCACGCCTTCAAACCTCTTTGTGCGTACATA GATGAGGAGAGTTTTAAAGTGTCGTCTGAGTttgaggagggtagagagaagtgTCCGTATGGACCTGCAACAGGCTACACTGGCCTCATCGTGG ACCAGCAGATGTACACGGCGTCTCAGTATGAGTTCCAGTGCTCTCCGGACATCCGACGTAACGACCCCTATCCCATGGTGAGGACAGAGGAGGCACCCACTCGCTGGTTTCATG AGGCTGACTTTGTGGGCAGTGCCCtggtgagggagagtgagggcaGTACTACCGGAGATGACGATAAAATCTACTACTTCTTTACCGAGAAGAGCCAGGAGCAGACCCCATACTACAGCCACATTAGAGTGGCACGTGTTGGACGAGTCTGtaag GGAGATAGAGGAGGTCTGTTGACCCTCCAGAAGAGGTGGACATCATTCCTAAAGGCCACACTGGTGTGTTCGCTGCCAGAATACAACTTACACTTCAACGTGTTGAGGAGTATTTACACGCTGCCGGGACACACACCTCACGACACACTCTTCTACGGTGTCTTCAGTCCCGAGTG gAAGAACGTGAAGATATCAGCAGTGTGCcggttctctctgtctgaggtcCAAAGGGTCTTTGACGGGCCCTACATGGAGAATCAGGACTCTGGAGCCGAGGGGAGCGAGTACACTGGAAAGGTCCCTGACCCACGACCTGGATCA TGTATTACAGACCAGTTGAGATCCAGAGGTATAAACTCCTCCACCTCCCTGCCAGACGACATGCTGAACTTTGTGAGGAGACACCCTCTGATGTCCCAGCAGGTCATGTCTACAGAGCAGCGCCCCCTTTTGTTCAGGAGGACAACAGACTACACCCAGCTGGTGGCTCACAGGGTGGAGGGGCTGGACGGGCAGAACTACCATTTACTCTTCATGGGCACAG ACGATGGCTGGCTGCACAGAGctgtagaggtcaggggtcatctACACATTATAGAGGAGCTACAGCTGTTTGACCAACCACAGCGTGTGGATAGCCTGGTTATTtcacatacacag aTGAGTGTGTATGTAGGTTCTCCTTCTGGTGTGGTCCAGCTTCCCCTCTCCACCTGCAATAGGTACAATTCTTGTTACGACTGTATCTTCTCCCGGGACCCTTACTGTGGCTGGGATGGACAGGACTGTTTGGATATCACAGCACAGACTGACAG gtctAACCTGACCCAGGACGTCCTGTATGGGAACAGAGGATGTGATAACg AGCTGGTCCAGCACCGGAGCCGGTCTATAATGGTGGGAGATGACGTGCTGCTCCAGTGTGAAATTAGCTCCAATCTGGCAACCCCAGTGTGGACTCTGGACGGGTCAGAGCTGCAGGGCTATGGCCTGGAGTCTGGCTTCAGGGTGGGCACCGACGGCCTCCTGGTCATCGAGTCCCAACCGGAGCAGAGCGGCGAGTACACCTGCCACGCCCTCGAGAACGGTGTCCGAGTTGCTGTGGTTAAGTACTCTGTGACGGTACGTCTAGATatgccacacacccctcccccaccCGTCGACCAATCCCAAGACCATCCCTactaccctcctcctccacccctcaccCCGCTCTTCCACCCTTCGCCCCCCTCCTCTGAGAGACCCCTGCCACCCTCTGCCCCGGcccctctcccccccacctcaGAGCTGCCACCCTCTGCCCCAGCCCCTCCCCCCCCCACCTCGGAGCTGCTCTCCCCCAGGAGCATGGAGGCTATGTACCTGTCCTTGATCACCATCCTAGGAGGTCTGTGTCTGGTTCTCACCGTGGTCCTCCTCTACCTTGGCTTCTGTCTGCGGGGCAGCCACAGGGGGAAGTACTCTCTCCGCGCTGCCGCCGCCGCCGCCGCCTCTGCCAATCACACGGACAGGAAGAGGAAACACAGGAAGCAGCAGCAGAAACGCCACAGTAGCTCCGCCCACCTGGATCTCAAGACCATCTCCAGCCACTGTAATGGGAAAGGGATCTGTAATGGTAACGGCGTCTCCCAACAACCGGGGAACGGTGACACGCACAAAGGGGGCTTCCTCCAGATCGTCCCGAGAGAGGGCCAGCCGTCCCCCAACAAGGACCCACCTCCCCctgccccccctctccccccgccCACTCAGACCCCCCACACCCCCCTCAACCAATCAGAGTGTGACTTGCAAGACTTCCCCAGCCCCAACGGCCTATCGGCGACGTTACCCAGCGTCTTGCGGAGGATGCACGGTAACAGCTACATGTTGTTAAGACAGAGTGAGGCGGAGAGCAGCTCCCCTCTCTGCCGCTCCTTCACTGAGGAACTCAACACGATTCTGGAGAAGAGGAAGCACACGCAGCTGCTGCCAAAACCGAACGAGAGCTCTCTGTAG